From the Desulfarculaceae bacterium genome, one window contains:
- a CDS encoding RidA family protein, with product MSIHSDKAPAAIGPYSQARWAGDILYTSGQLGVDPASGEFVDGGVAGQARQALTNLGAVLEAADLGWGQVVKTTVFLTDMGDFAAVNEVYASFFEGAAALPARSCIAVAGLPRGGLVEVELVARR from the coding sequence ATGAGCATACACAGCGACAAGGCCCCGGCGGCCATCGGCCCCTACAGCCAGGCCCGTTGGGCGGGCGACATCCTTTACACCTCGGGCCAGTTGGGCGTGGACCCGGCCAGCGGCGAGTTTGTGGACGGCGGCGTGGCCGGGCAGGCCCGCCAGGCGCTCACCAATTTGGGCGCGGTATTGGAGGCGGCCGATCTGGGCTGGGGGCAGGTGGTCAAGACCACGGTGTTCCTGACCGACATGGGCGACTTCGCCGCGGTGAACGAGGTTTACGCCAGCTTCTTCGAGGGCGCGGCAGCCCTCCCGGCCCGCTCCTGCATCGCCGTGGCCGGGCTGCCCCGGGGCGGCCTGGTGGAGGTGGAACTGGTGGCCCGCCGCTAG
- a CDS encoding P1 family peptidase, whose translation MTTTGPNNDLTDVSGLKVGCHHDRAALSGCTVVLCPPEGAVAGVDVRGAAPGTRETDLLDPINLVERVQAVVLTGGSTYGLACADGAARWLAEHGLGFPLDDQGHVAPIVPAAVLFDLGRGADFVPPVSPEWGRLACEATSGEPVALGCVGAGMGAVAGGVKGGLGSASEVLEDGTTIAALVAINSLGSLLNPATGRLWEERLEVANEFGPARAAKVLPPWPPQPAKNTTIAVVATDAALDKAQCTKMAQMAQDGLARAIRPAHTMFDGDTVFALSTHGRPLPSPPGLFGPPAATALTEIGRAAADCLSRAIIRGLLAAESLGGWPCFSDLENR comes from the coding sequence CCCCAACAACGACCTGACCGACGTATCCGGCCTCAAGGTAGGCTGCCACCACGACCGCGCGGCCCTGAGCGGCTGCACGGTGGTGCTCTGCCCGCCCGAGGGAGCGGTGGCCGGGGTGGACGTGCGCGGCGCGGCTCCCGGCACCCGCGAGACCGACCTCTTGGACCCCATCAACTTGGTGGAACGGGTGCAGGCGGTGGTGCTCACCGGCGGCTCCACCTATGGCCTGGCCTGCGCGGACGGCGCGGCCCGCTGGCTGGCCGAGCACGGCCTGGGCTTCCCCCTGGACGACCAGGGGCACGTGGCTCCCATCGTGCCGGCGGCAGTGCTCTTCGATCTGGGCCGGGGGGCTGACTTCGTGCCCCCGGTGTCGCCGGAGTGGGGCCGCCTGGCCTGCGAGGCGACAAGCGGCGAACCCGTGGCCTTGGGCTGTGTGGGCGCGGGCATGGGCGCGGTGGCCGGCGGGGTCAAGGGCGGCCTGGGCTCGGCCAGCGAGGTGCTGGAAGACGGCACAACCATAGCCGCCCTGGTGGCGATCAACTCCCTGGGCTCTCTCCTGAACCCGGCCACGGGCCGCTTGTGGGAGGAGCGTTTGGAAGTGGCGAATGAGTTCGGCCCCGCGCGCGCTGCCAAGGTGTTGCCTCCCTGGCCGCCCCAGCCGGCCAAGAACACCACCATAGCGGTGGTGGCCACCGACGCGGCCCTGGACAAGGCCCAGTGCACCAAAATGGCCCAGATGGCCCAGGACGGCCTGGCCCGGGCCATCCGCCCGGCCCACACCATGTTCGACGGGGACACCGTCTTCGCCCTGAGCACCCACGGCCGTCCCCTGCCCTCGCCCCCGGGATTGTTCGGCCCGCCGGCGGCCACGGCGCTCACCGAGATCGGCCGGGCCGCGGCCGACTGCTTGAGCCGGGCCATCATCCGAGGCCTTCTTGCCGCCGAGAGCCTGGGCGGCTGGCCTTGCTTCTCTGACCTGGAAAACCGCTGA